AGGTGGAGGTGGGGTTGAAGTTGGAGTTGAGTTGCCACGCGGAGGTGGCGATGAGGGGACGAGTGTGCCAGCCAAGCATCAGACACCCATTATTTTCTTCCACTCTGTACCCGTCCCCACCCGCGAATAAAGCCAACAGCATGCTCGCCTGCTTGAAGGCGTTGGAGCCCAGGTGAACCGGGTCGAACCCTGCTGAGCCCATCCGACTCCTCCACTGACTCAGTGTCTCGTGCCTCTCAACCCGCTCCGCTCCTTCACACGCCACCACGTTGCATATCTGCCGCCCCAGGTATATCTCCGACATCATCAGGTCTTGGCTACCCGGTGGCGAAACCCCGCACCCTTCCAGTGAGTCGAACAGGTTCGAGTAGTAGTGCAGCGCCTCCGTGAATCTGTCCAGAAACACCGGCCCGTTGTGGCTCGCCTCTTGCTCCACTACCGTCACGATTTTCGGCTTCATGGCTTTGATAGACGACAACACCTTCTCGATGGCCCCCGGTCGAGCCAGCAGGCGATGCAGCTCCAGCACGGAGTTCACCGCCACGGCCTCCACCTCTGGCGGCCGGATTTGGAGCATGGATGGCTCCAGATCCGCCAAGCTGTTCGCCACGAATCCCCTGAATTCGAACTCAACGCCTATGGTATCAGCCAATTGGGCCAGCTTCCATCCCACTTGCTGCAACGCGTCGGTATTGTCCGGCTGCGGAGGGCCAATTCCAGTGAGTCGAAAGGCCGGTGGGCCACCAGGGCGCAATGCTAGGGCCTGCATAAGAGCCGGCCACTGCATCCCCTGTTTCAGGCCGAAATCGATGACATGAACTCTGTTGGCGCCGGCGAAGGCGTCGAGGATGGCTTGATTGGCTGTGAAGTGGGCGAATTTGAGGTAGGGGCAGGCCTCATAGAAGTGCATCTGGAGAATATCCGAGTAAGACGATTCCAGAGAGTCTTGAGGGTAGATTCTGTAGATTCGACGAGCCAGAGCTTCTGCGAAGTAGGTGGCGACCTTTCTCATAGCGCCAGCTTGGGACGCCGCCAGCAGGACTATGTGCTTCACCAGTGCATCTGCCAACTTCATATTGTCCTGTTGAACCGCGTCTGCACAAGCCATCAAGGTGCGAACCAGTCGCACACACGTTTCCTGCGAGTCCACCACTACAACCGGCCGAGTCGACTCGGCGACACTCGCCAACCAATTCTCCTGTACTTGTTGCGTCGATGACAAAGAACACGACGACGCCGTTTTCATCCGCTTGCTGCTCTTCTCCCCATCCTCCTGAGCATTACCCATAGCCATCTCAAGCTGCTCCAGCTTCTGAGCCATGTCCACCATGTCCGACGACCGAACATTGTAACCCAAAACAGCCAAGAGCTCGCCCATGCCCGCATCTTGCTGCTGCCCATCGTCCTGAACATTGAAATCCTCCTGAGCATTAGCCATAACCGGAAAGCTTCCCAGGTCATAATAATATGGggatatatcattttaaaatttaattttcaatttaaaaatgattttatgtgtatatatatttttcggCCATGCAaccacctaaaaaaaaaaaagcatcaaGAGCCGTAGCGGCACCGCAATGCTAAAAAGATGCCTTTTCTGTGATAGCATACAGCTCATGTGTACCCAAGAGCATACACTGGAAACTTGGTGGCCGTAGGCGCAATGGAGATGGGGGATGGGGATATTGGGACAGTGGTGGGGATCAGCTCGAATGCTCATCTAGTTGAATTCGGGAAGCTACTCCACGCTCTTTTATGGCTTGTGTTGCGCACGCtcttaagaataaataaaataacacccatccttattccttatcttgggttggggttggggttggggttgggTAATTGGCAGTTGAGCAGAGGCGTTGGAGAGCTGGTGTTTTCCTTTTGTGAGTAATTGATAGGGTCTTGTACCAAATCTTGAACGCCAGGACAGCactaaaatagaatttttatggCTATAGTTGTACCTCTTTCAACATTGACCTCTACATGAAACCGCACTTGTCATTCTCAAAATCATTCTACAGTGCCCAATGCCGTAAGCGACTTAGATAGCGCGACATTAGACGCCTAAGGATAGGGGTGAAGTTGAGGGGAGGTGAGGAGGTGATTTGACAAGTTTTTGCGAGTAATAGACTCCAACACAGTGCTTTAAGGACATGGTGGACAGTGGGCATGCGCCGGCCTAATTGCATTTTTTGTAAGGTCCCTTTGTTTAGGGCAGTGCCCTTACTCCTTATCCGTTGGAATTTGCATGTGAACCAAGTTGGTTGTGGAGTTTTATCTTAATCTTAAACGTAAATGTAAACGGTGGTTCAATAAAGGGAAAAGCATTTGTTTTTGCGCACAATGATTGGATTTAAGGCTGGATGTAAGTGGTACGCACCCAAATGATGCACAAGGCAGAAATTGAGAAGGGCATTTGAGGGCACACGCGTCCTGTCTCGGGGAAGAAGAGGGAATAGCCGACAGAGAGAGGACTTATGAATACGGGGATTCAGACGTCAACATCAGTTAAGTGAGCGTCAGGTGGGACCCACTGAATATGACCCCAATCCCcccttccctttctttttttttctttttttttttaaaagaaaaaattaaaaataaataaagctaACGGAGTTAGAAACGGGGTTGCCTCCCCCTCAATCATTCATTGCCTTTCCAGGGGATGCCGCACTCACACACCATGGTCCATGGTCCATGAGTCCATCACACATGGCACACCCCGACTTTATCATTTCCTCCTCTCTCGCCATGTGATTCCGCCACCTCTCCCATCTCTTCCTCGTCATGGTCCCCTACAGCCACcaccccttctctctctctctctctctctctctctttctccctctcCTTTTCATCTTATTTTACCATAACATTACTCTATTTGGTCTCTCGCAAGGAAAAGAATTTGTGCTCTAAAAATTCCCTTATGTTTGCTTTTTCGAGATATCTAAGCACTTAATCACCTCGATCGAGAATTCATATTGATTGCTTGGGGGGAGTAAAGTTCCTTGGTAGAAACGGGTTGGCCTGTCA
Above is a genomic segment from Vitis riparia cultivar Riparia Gloire de Montpellier isolate 1030 chromosome 14, EGFV_Vit.rip_1.0, whole genome shotgun sequence containing:
- the LOC117929529 gene encoding DELLA protein GAI-like; the protein is MANAQEDFNVQDDGQQQDAGMGELLAVLGYNVRSSDMVDMAQKLEQLEMAMGNAQEDGEKSSKRMKTASSCSLSSTQQVQENWLASVAESTRPVVVVDSQETCVRLVRTLMACADAVQQDNMKLADALVKHIVLLAASQAGAMRKVATYFAEALARRIYRIYPQDSLESSYSDILQMHFYEACPYLKFAHFTANQAILDAFAGANRVHVIDFGLKQGMQWPALMQALALRPGGPPAFRLTGIGPPQPDNTDALQQVGWKLAQLADTIGVEFEFRGFVANSLADLEPSMLQIRPPEVEAVAVNSVLELHRLLARPGAIEKVLSSIKAMKPKIVTVVEQEASHNGPVFLDRFTEALHYYSNLFDSLEGCGVSPPGSQDLMMSEIYLGRQICNVVACEGAERVERHETLSQWRSRMGSAGFDPVHLGSNAFKQASMLLALFAGGDGYRVEENNGCLMLGWHTRPLIATSAWQLNSNFNPTSTSAHSLLSLSDLTLHS